A segment of the Panicum hallii strain FIL2 chromosome 1, PHallii_v3.1, whole genome shotgun sequence genome:
ATGCAACTGAACTACAATGTTATCATTTGTAGACTGACTTTTCGGTCTGCAGGCCATCATCAATGCTTTCCAGATATGAGATTACTTCCATGATACGTGGCCTCATAGACGGGTTATGGTTCACACACTTACAAGCAACTTCAAGCATCTTCAGCATTTGCTCTTCTTGCCCTGTGCCTCGTAGCACTGGATCTAGGACCTCAATCTGCTTCTCATGAGACCTCATCTCCAGCACCCATGGGACAAGTTCTTTTGATCTGGACAGGACCTGAACAGGTCGTTTTCCTGTAAGCAGTTCAAGGAGGACAACTCCAAAACTGTATATATCACCTCTTAGAGTAGCTACCCACCCTTGGCCATACTCAGGTGGGATGTAACCAAGAGTGCCAACCAATTCGGTCGTGACATGAGTTTTGTTCGGAAGGATCAGTCTTGACAGCCCAAAATCTGCAATGTAAGCTTTGAATTCTTTGTCAAGTAGGATGTTGCTGGATTTGATGTCACGATGGACAATGTGCGGCTTGCAGACATCATGGATGTAAGAAAGGCCACGGCTAGCTCCTTGTGCAATTTTGAGCCTCACTGGCCAGTCAAGAAATATTCCAGGATCATCATCCCTGTTGTGAAGCCAATCATCCAAACTGCCATTCTCCAAGAAAGAATATATGAGGAACCTCGAGTTTCCATGGATGCAATAACCCCACAGTGGCACAAGATTTTCATGCTGGGCCATGGATAGTGCTTCAACCTCTGCAGTGAACTCCCTTTCCATAAGGCACATCTCGCCGTTAAGCTTCTTAATTGCAAGCTTGGATCCATTGGGTAGCTCGGCCTTGAATACTAGTCCATAGCCTCCACATCCAATGATGTTCTCCTTGCCAAATTTATTTGTTGCCTTCATAATGTCCGTGAATGTGAGCTTATTTTCGTCTCCCTTGCTTCCTGGCATCATCACCAATGAATGCTCTGAATTGGAGTTGAATGATAGCACTTCTATGTCACTATCATCGGTGCTCCTGTTTTTGGTCCTGGAACTTGTTCCCCGGGACAAGGCAAGAAGACAAACAAGAAGGAATAGGATGGCAATAGCTACGAAAAATATAGCAAATGCAAGCGCAAATATGACCTTCTTCTTATGTTGTTTCTTGGAGGTGAATTGTGCTTCTGCCGAATTGCAATGGCGAATAAGTGTAAGACCACAGAGCTTCGGGTTGCCATCAAAGCTAGCATTTGTGAATGTACTAAATTGGCCTGTGGTTGGCACAGGCCCTTCCAGGTCATTGAAAGAAACGTTAAACTTAGAAAGGAAGTGCAGATTGTTCATCTTGGTTGGAATTCTGCCAGTTAGATGATTGCTTGATAAGTCGAGCACCAGCAAGTTTGTGAGGTTGCAGATCGATTGGGGGATTTCTCCATATAATTTGTTGAAGCTCAAATTTAGTGAAAGGAGCTCTTTTAAGAGACCTATCTCTGGAGGGATCACACCAATGAAGTTATTGTTTCCTAGATTGAGCACTTTTTGAAAAGCATTGGCCTTGCGGTATTGAAGTGACATATCTACATAAATTGGTAGTTGAAAGACTCTCGGATCCAAACTTGCAGCAGTCTTCTCTGATTTTAGCATTGGCATATCTGTTAACGCTGTAGGAATTTCCCCAGTCAGATTGTTATTTGATATATCAACATAGAACAGGAAGTTTAGGCTGCTTATCCAGTCAGGTATTGTTCCAGTTAGTTGATTGCTCTGTAAAAATAACATCTCCAAATTTCTGAGCTTTGATAACCAATGAGGTATTTTCCCCAACAATGAGCATTCACTTATTGAAAGAACCTGAAGATTCACAAAACCGTCAATTCTGTCATCGTCAGGCATGGTCTCATGCATGAAATTATTTCCAATAAGAAGAGTGGTGAGATTCTTGGAGCTCTTTAGTATCTGAAGTGCATTTGTTAAATTCGTAAAACTGTTGCCAGTAAGTGATAGGAAGGAGAGTGACTTCAGATGGCTTAGTCCCTTCGATAACTGGCCATGGAAATTGTTTGAAGATAGACGCAGTGCAGTTATTTTGTGGCATGAGTATATGCTTTCTGGAATTTCGCCGCTGAAACTGTTCCGCATAAGATCTAAGGTTTTTAGATCGGGTAAGTTGGAGAAATTGACCTTGTTGAGTTCTCCACTGAAATTGTTGTTCTTGAGGTCGATGGTTGTGAGATTTGTGCAGCCGCCCATTGATGATGGCAGCTCTCCTGACATGTTGTTGTGGTCCAAATGGAGCTCCTCCAATCCCTTGAGCTGACCTATATAATCTGGGATATCACCAATGAAGTTGTTGCCTCCAAGATCAAGTGTAGACAGATACCTGACGTTGATTATGCGTTTACCATCAAGTGTTCCTTGCAAATGGTTGTTAGGGAAAGACAGGTGCTCTAGCAAGGTAGCATTGAAGAGTTCATCAGGGAGTGTCCCAATGAGGTTGTTGTGGCCAGCCTTGAGCACTCTCAGCATGGAGCAGTTACCAAGCCCTGGGGGGACTGTGCCACTGAATTGGTTGTAACATAGATCAAGCACAGCAAAAGATGGAGATATGTTACAGAATTGTGTTGGTATCTGCCCAGTAAAGCTGTTGTTGCTGGCATTGAGTGCAACCAGATTCTCCATCGCCTTCCATGTTATGGATGTAAACTGCCCTGTAAACATGTTACTTGAGATGTTAAGTACCTGTAGAGGCTGGCCAGGGGTTGAAGATGGCAGCTCGTGCAGCTCTCCGCTGAGTTGGTTAAAGCTGACATCAAGGGCAATGATGCTGCTGGATGATAACAATTCCAGCGGCAGGTCACCAGACAGCAAGTTGTAGGACAAGTTAAGATGCTGAAGGCCAGCGAGGTTGCTCAGAGATGGTGTGATGCGCCCTTCAAGGCCTCTAGAAGCCAGAGAGACCTCAATGACTGTCCTGTTTCTGTTGCAGGTGATGCCTTCCCATTTGCAGCAATCTGTGTCTCCCTGCCATGACTTGGCTAGGCCGGCATCATTCGACAGCCCAGCAAGGAACTGCAGGAGAGAGGCCTTCTCCTGCTCTGTGCAGCAACTTGTTGGGGTTGCCAAGCAGATGAGCAGCAAAAGAGCAAGGCCAAGGAAAGGTATGGGCAATCTTCTGCTGCATTTCTCGTATGAAAAATGGAGTGACTGCATGGCTTCTTATTGAAACTAACACGGAAACTAGATGCTTAAGCTGTGTCCTGTCTAGACAAAGTACCAATGGTCGAATCAAGAAAGAGCATCACGTAGCAGGAGGCTGCTCTTGCTTCCATCTTGCAGATTTCTTCCTAGTCGTGGTTAGCACAAAGAAAAACAGAGTCAATGATAAGACGCCATGTGATTTTATTTTATGCAACAGATAAAGCAGCTTGTTTATTCAAACTTTGACATTTGATTGGTGTATGCTGCAATCATCCATCAAGAAGTCCAACTTACCAAGCTTTCTGATGATACGGAATATTTTTCTCTACTCATCCTTGTATCCATAATCCTCGTTGAATTTCTTACAGCCTGCCGTGATTTACCTGATCTGAGATCAAAATCTTAACAATTTCACGTTTGCACTTCACAAACGTGTAGTCTATAAGTCTATTCTGAAATAAAAAAGAACTGCTTGGTGCAGACAAAAATCtgaaattaaaaaaaaacacTGCTTGATGCACCTTTTGTTTTTGTAGGATGATGCACACCCTTTTGTTATTATAGCAGGAAAAGGCATGTTTTTTTACTGACATTTCTTTAGGGGCAATGGCTGGCAATTTGCCTACCTGAACTCATTAAAACACAAGCCTGGTGCGTACATGTTTCACGAGGGTGGGGTGGGAGTGGGATGGATACTTTCTTCTACAAATACTTCGAAATATGCAAGTAACTGTACGTGATGAACTATAAAACTAGTCAAACTCTAAACTAGTACGTCTAGGGAATATACATTTATTCTATGCAAATATTACCATGTTTTTAACAGGCTAATAACATTGCTTCTTGACTGCTGACCCTTGCGTCCCAGGCCAGCACGGATGCTTTCAAGGCTGGACGcatgaggaagaagaggaggcaagAGACAATATGCATCCGCTATTCCAATTCTGCCCTGTTCATCCTTTACACAGAGGGGAAGAAAAATCAAGTCAAGAACTGGATGCCCCGCCGTGGGAACACATGGAAACAGTGATCTGCACATCTGCCACGGAAGGTCGCAAGCTTCTTCGTAGCTGGTTCGCACAGTCAGACCACCGTGTTTATGCTGAGGCAGCCCTGTATATTATATTGAGAGGGCCAACCCTTCTGTGCTAAGAAAAAAGGTTGCTTGGTGACCACCGTTCACTATGTGATTATTCAGCTGTCACAGGATACATTTCTTGATGTGGTGTCACATGGGACATTTGCTTCTACCTGCTTCGCAATGTCAGCCTTGTCTTGTTGCAGCCATGCTTACAGTTCTTGGATGCCCAGTCGATAACCCTGAGGCCAGTTTTTTACTTTGATTTGTTTAACGGCTGCCTGTTTGGACTAATGCGTAAGGACGTGTCACGTGCggtgttttttttttggttgaTGAACCGATTCAAAAGGATTGCTTGTTGCTGTTCAATCGCACCCAGATTTTTCCACCACTCCTTATGTTAGCATTAGGTGTTTCGTGGTGATTTGCCACTAGTCCGTGAGTCACTCTGGAATTGGAACGATGTAAATTGGAGTAAAATGAGCAGCCTAGTAAAGCTGTAAGCTGtggattttcttttcttttttttttgacaagGGTATTGCTGTAGAGGTTGATACTGCGTGCTGGGATGCCGTGGTTTCTTACCTGTTGCCTGGTTGGTACTCCTCGTATGCCTACTGTTGCGCATTCTGGTCAGCATCTGCATTCAAAATTCCACGTTTGAACAGGAAATCGTTGAGTGACAGCACCTCCCGACTCTGAAGATGCAGTGGTTTCTGAAGCCTGTTTATGATCAGGAGCCAAAGAACTGAGTATCATCAACATCCAAGTGCACCCATTGCTCATTAGTGACAGTGACTGAACCGAAAGCGCCGTTCCTCACTTGATTCTACCTTCAGAGTGCCTTAGCCACCTGAACAGAGTGCACACGCAGTAATCTGAAAAGGATTGCGCAACCTGTTCTGAATTTTCTGATCATTTGATTGTTTCGAACGATGCGCTGCTCCCTCCAGATCAATTGATTGTTTCGAACGACATGACATCGGAGCGAAGAAGAAAGCACGAACTAGGCCGTGCAAAGAACGATGCCAAGCATGCTCAACGAAAACTCGCCGACCACGAGATGCTTGGGCTTCGGAAGCTCGCacctccgccgctgccgccgcacgccgccggccgccggcatgCACGATGCGGTTGGACTTCGAGGCCCGGGCGCATCTCGTTCGGCGACGGCGTCCATCGGAGCGGATCGCGCTTTTCAGGCAGTCATCGTAGCAGTCTGAGCGTTTCTTTTGGATGTCGCGCCTGTGCTGGAAGGGAGgtgaggcggccggcggcaccgCCGCGACGTCGAGACGAGGCGAGAGCCGGATGACCGAGGTCGAGAGGGTTTATTTGAAAAATATTGGATCAAATTAGGGGCATTATGCAAATAtaggggtttatttgtaaaagatCGCGACTATTAATCACGATCCGAATTAGAGGTTATTTGTATAATATAGAGGTCTGGATATAAAATATCTAATCACGATCCAAAATAGGGGTTTATCTGTAAAATGTAGAGGACCTTTTCTAAAGAATGGTTATTATCAAATCACGCTGCCGTCGTCGACCGCCGATAACCCAATGCTGCTCGTCTCGCTCAAGCGGCCGTCGACCAAACGCTCGCGGCGCTAGCGCTGGTACCTTCGGCCCCATGCTTCGATTGCCCGGCGAGGCGGCGAGAGCGAGACGGCGGGCCGCAGGCATTTCAAACGAACTCTGTAGTAGCTTCTCCTCCGGCCGGCGGCCAGTTGGCCACCACCAGTCTACCCGCTTGCACGCCGCACCCTAACATTGGGCGCTCATGCCCGTGTGCGCGCGCTTCCTCGGAGCCCTGTGCTCCCCAATGCAATGCCGATCCTGGGGGGGCGCTGAAAGCGACGCCACCGTATCGGATTCGCGCTCAGgctgttcgacgaaatgccgctGGCAGTACCCCTCAGTTGGGCTCGTTCCTTAGACAGAGACACTGGCTGTCGAAAGGCTCGTGCGAGTTGGCTAACCGGCCAAGCCGAGGTCGTAGACAATGTAAGTATTTCACTGCCACTCCATTTCATAGAACCAGACATTGTTTGCATTCGTGCTCTGCCTCCTTTCTTTACTCTTAAGCTCCAACGGTTTCTGAAGCTTGTTGATCGGATCCAAGAGCTGAGTTAAGCACTTAAATGCATTAGTATGACTACTTGAGCTAGTAAGGAACTCAACGACACAACCATTGCTTACTTGTTTTTTGCTTTGTCACAATGCTCCAGAAACTTGTCAGATTACACATGTTACACAGTACTTCAAGGGAAAAAGAAGCGGATGGAGGATGGATACTTTCCTCAAAAGTAATTTAAAAATTTGCAAGAAACTGTACAATATGCATTCTGACACTGGCCAAACTCAAAACTAGTATCTATACTGAAAAGTACATCTATTAATCTATTTTATGCACTGAACTACGAAAAATTGGCTAGTTGCTGTGCTGCACTATGTCTTGACTGACTTTTATGTCTGCAGGCTATCATCTATGCTTTCCAGACATGACACTACTTGCATGATAGGTGGCCTCATAGGAGAGTGTTGGATCAGGACTTCAATCTGCTTCTAGCACCTATACGTGCCACATGCAGTATCCCCACAGCGGCACAAGATGGTCATGTTGTGCCTGCATGGACAGTGCTTCAACCTCTGCAGTGAACTCTTGTTTCCATCAAGCACATCACCGTTGAGCTTCTTGATGACGAGCGAGCCTGCAGCCATCAGGTAGCTCAGCCTTGTAGACTAGCCCATAACCACCACACTCGATGATGTGCTCCTTGTAGAAGTTATTTGTAGCTTTCATGATATCAGAGAATTTGAGCTTGTTTTCGTTGCCGTTGCCTTTTGGCATCATGATCAGTTCGTGCTCAGAGCTGTTGTTGAACGAAGTTATTTCTGAAGTCTGTTTATGATCGGGAGCCAAAGGACTGGGTATCATCGACATCCAAATACACGCATTACTCACTAGCGATAGTGACTGAACCGAAAGCACCGTTCCCGAACCTGAACTGAGCATACAGTAAATTGGGACGATGTAAATTGGAGTAAAATGAAGCAGCGTATGCACAGTAATCTGAAAAAGGGTTGTGCAGCCTGTTCTGAATTCTGAAGCGCGTGCAGAATGTTCAGATGGGAGTTGGATGGGCAGCGCTGAAAACGGGAGGCAGCAGATCACACAAGACAAGACTACAAGAGTTTCCTCAGATTATTCACTAGACATTTTCCATGGGCAAATTCGTTGATGATTCTCAAGATACAAGAACGATGTGCTGCTCCCTCCAGATGATTTGATTAATTCGAGCATGCCATTATCGGAGCGAAGAAGAAATCACGAACTCGGCAGCGCACACGATGTCAAGCATGTTAAACGCCTCCCGCAAAAAAAATGCTTCGCCTTCGGAGGCCcacactgccgccgccgccgcacgtcGCCGGCACGCACGATGCTGTCCGACTTCGGATTCGGAGGCTCCGGCCCATCTCGTTCGGCGACTTGGGAGCAGCCAGCAGCCAGCGGATCGCGCGTTTCAGGCAGCCGCCGCACCGTCCTGAGGAGGGGAGGCCGGTGAGCAGATGGCAGAGGTGGAAGAGGGTTTATTTGAAAAATATTGGATCCAACTAGGGGCATTATGCAAAATGTAGGAGGTTATGTGTAAAAAATTGGATCGCGAGGTATTTTGTAAACGTAGGATATCGGATCGCGACtagtaatcgcgatccaatACAGGGAGCTATTTGTAAAAATTGGGGGTCCTGTTGTAAAATAATGGTTATTTATCAAATCTCCTGtccggcggcgtggcggccgacGAGATCGCGCTGCCGTCGGCGACCGCCGATAACCCAATGCCGCACGTCTCGCTCAACCGTCCGTCGACCCAA
Coding sequences within it:
- the LOC112883349 gene encoding tyrosine-sulfated glycopeptide receptor 1-like, producing the protein MQPNHSTYKKCSSWLHIPYLGLAVLLVSLASPTSSCAELEKASLLRFLAGLTQDAGLAKSWKEGTDCCKWEGVSCSRNKTVISVSLASRGLEGHISTSLGNLTGLEHLNLSYNSLYGGLPLELVSSSSIIVLDVSFNQLMGDLHELPSSTTDQPLKVLNISSNKFTGQFTSTTWKGMKNLVALNASNNSFTGELPGHFCNISPSFAVLELCCNRFSGRIPTQLGNCSKLRVLKAGHNNLSGSIPDELFNATTLEHLSFPNNDLDGVLDDTRMANIRDLTTLNLEGNKFTGNIPDSIGQLKRLEELHLDNNNMSEELPSSLENCTNLRTIDLKSNNFSGDLVKVNFSTLYNLKTLDLLYNNFTGTVPESIYSCRNLTALRLSGNNLQGQLSPRIGNLKALTFLSIGRNNFTNITNTLQILKSCANLTTLLIGSNFKGEILPQDDTFNGFENIQVLDIEKCLLSGNIPLWISKLTNLEICCTEQEKASLLQFLAGLSNDAGLAKSWQGDTDCCKWEGITCNRNRTVIEVSLASRGLEGRITPSLSNLAGLQHLNLSYNLLSGDLPLELLSSSSIIALDVSFNQLSGELHELPSSTPGQPLQVLNISSNMFTGQFTSITWKAMENLVALNASNNSFTGQIPTQFCNISPSFAVLDLCYNQFSGTVPPGLGNCSMLRVLKAGHNNLIGTLPDELFNATLLEHLSFPNNHLQGTLDGKRIINVRYLSTLDLGGNNFIGDIPDYIGQLKGLEELHLDHNNMSGELPSSMGGCTNLTTIDLKNNNFSGELNKVNFSNLPDLKTLDLMRNSFSGEIPESIYSCHKITALRLSSNNFHGQLSKGLSHLKSLSFLSLTGNSFTNLTNALQILKSSKNLTTLLIGNNFMHETMPDDDRIDGFVNLQVLSISECSLLGKIPHWLSKLRNLEMLFLQSNQLTGTIPDWISSLNFLFYVDISNNNLTGEIPTALTDMPMLKSEKTAASLDPRVFQLPIYVDMSLQYRKANAFQKVLNLGNNNFIGVIPPEIGLLKELLSLNLSFNKLYGEIPQSICNLTNLLVLDLSSNHLTGRIPTKMNNLHFLSKFNVSFNDLEGPVPTTGQFSTFTNASFDGNPKLCGLTLIRHCNSAEAQFTSKKQHKKKVIFALAFAIFFVAIAILFLLVCLLALSRGTSSRTKNRSTDDSDIEVLSFNSNSEHSLVMMPGSKGDENKLTFTDIMKATNKFGKENIIGCGGYGLVFKAELPNGSKLAIKKLNGEMCLMEREFTAEVEALSMAQHENLVPLWGYCIHGNSRFLIYSFLENGSLDDWLHNRDDDPGIFLDWPVRLKIAQGASRGLSYIHDVCKPHIVHRDIKSSNILLDKEFKAYIADFGLSRLILPNKTHVTTELVGTLGYIPPEYGQGWVATLRGDIYSFGVVLLELLTGKRPVQVLSRSKELVPWVLEMRSHEKQIEVLDPVLRGTGQEEQMLKMLEVACKCVNHNPSMRPRIMEVISYLESIDDGLQTEKSVYK